The segment TACGCCTTTACAACTGCCCTTCTTGGTGCCTGTCGATAATAGATGGGGCCGAAGTAGTCGACACCAGTTTTAGAGAATGGCCGTGTAGGAATAACCCTTGCAGCAGGTAAATCCGCCATGAACTGCTGTACTGCTGTAGGGCGAAAACGAAAACATGTTACGCAATTGTGAACGATTTCTCTTGCCAAATTACGGCCACCCAGAGGCCAAAACCGCAGTCGAACTGTCGCAAGTAATAATTGAGGCCCCGCATGAAGCAGCTGTCTGTGATAATGTTGTAGAAGCAATTTGGTAAACGCATGACGAGCAGGTAGTACTGCTGGATACTTAGCCTCTTCCGGCTGAACAGAATTAGATAGTCGTCCACCTATACGTATCACCTGTTCGCTTGAGAGAAAAGGGTTAAACCATCTGATTCGTGAAGATCGGCCCACCGGTTCGCCCTTCCGCAGCAATCTCACTTCTTGATCGAAAGTTTCCTCCTGTACAAGTCGCACGAGCACCCACTCTGCTTCTTGCAACTCACTGCTTGTTAAGAACCCTAATTGCAAATTTTGTCCATTACGCTTGTTCCGCAAGTTTCCCAGAAATCGGATACAGTACGCCGTCTTTCTTAGCACATCAGTATAACTTGAAAATGTTTGCAATAGGTATGTaagaaaagaattttcttcggATATCACCAATGCCACCGCTGCCTGTCTCCTTTCCTCCATAACGTGCGGTTCTGTAGAAAGATAACCCTGCGATGGTCGTTGGATCGAAGCATCTGACAACCATCTCGGACCGTGCCACCAAAATTCATTTCGTGCAATCTCTTCGGGTAGCATACTTCGTGATATTAAGTCTGCTGGGTTTTGATCACCTGGAACGTGACCCCAGCTAGCGTCCTTAGTAAGGCCTTGTATTTTAGCAACACGGTTAGCGACGAAAGTAGTCCATGTCGCCGGAACTGCCCTtaaccattgtaaaactgtcGTTGAATCGCACCAGAAGAATGCGTCTCCCTCAAAACGCATTGATGCATGAACTCGTTCGAATAATTCTGCAGCGATTAATGCTCCGCACAACTCCAGGCGCGGGAGAGATTGGCTTTTCAATGGAGCTACTCTTGATTTTGAAGCCAATAGAGATACTAATACCTGCCCTGTTCCATCAGTACATTTCAGATACACACAGGCTCCATAAGCTCTTTCGCTTGCATCTGAGAAAGTATGCATTTCCTGGCTCACAGTATTAGGCACCACCATACAACGCGGGATGCGAAGTTGATCAAGAGCTGGTAATTGAGCTTGAAAGCGACGCCAGTTTAATTCCACCGCTTCAGGAAGAAATTCGTCCCAACCTAATCTTCCACCTTCCGGGCTAGGTAACATCCAAAGTTGTTGCATAAATAATTTTGCCGTAGTAATTACCGCTCCTACTAGCCCTAAAGGGTCGAAGAGAGTCGCAATAATCGAAAGCAGCATGCGTTTCGTCAGTCGTTTTGCCGCCTCCACCCGTGGGATATTGAATTGCAATTTAAACGCATCTGTTTTAGGTAACCAAATTAATCCTAATGTTTTTACGGTAGGGTCCGGATCCAATTCCACACCGTCATCTTGAATGGCCAAATCCTCTTTTGGAATACCCTCCAACGCCTTCGGTTGATTCGATGCCCATTTCCGTAAGTGAAATCCTCCGCTATGCATCATAGTAACGAGTTGTCTTGTTAGTTCGCACGTTGACGGTAAATCGTCTGCTCCGGAAATTAAGTCATCCATATAAATATCTTCCTGCGTAACCCTTGCAGCGAACGGGTAAGACTGCGCCTCGTCCATAGCTAACTGTCGCAACGTCCTAGTGGCCAAGTATGGAGAGGGTTTCATCCCGTAGGTAATAGTGTTTAATTCGTAAGTAGCAGGCCGCTCCTTCGTGTCGAACCGCCAAAGTATGTTCTGTAGTAAGCTATCCGCTGGTGAAACGAGAACCTGTCGGAACATTTTTTCAATGTCTGCAACCACCATAACCTGCCGTGTACGACAACGGAAGACAATTGACCTCAAATCGTCTTGTATGACCGGACCAGCGATTAGCCCATCATTCAGTGAAACAACCGATGTACTCCGACAAGATGCATCAAAGACCACTCTAACCTTTGTGGTCGTGCTGCTTTCCTTCACTACGGGATGATGCGGTAGAAAATATCTTTTGCCACAAGTGTCGGTTGCTTCCTCCACCTTCCTCATATGTCCTGAATTGAGGTACTCCGTTAAAAACTGGCAATACCTTTCCCGTAGAAGAGGATCTCGTTCCAATCGCCTTTCCAGTCCTTGCAGCCTCCGAAATGCTATTTCTTTGGATTCTCCTAGCTTCATCATAACTGTATCATCCTTCGGTAGAGTGACTGTATACCGTCCATTTGCTGCCCGTTGGACTGTCCGGGTGAACTGCTCTTCACATAGTAATTCCGTTGGTGACATCTTTCCAACCAATCCGATCTCCTCACAGGACCAAAATCGAGGTAAAAAATCTTCCAGAAAGTCTACAGCTGCTGTGTTGCAAGCAGCTGGTGATTGATGTGTGCCTGTATTATATTCACCAGCAACCACCCAACCGAAAACTGTATCAATCAGTTTCGGTAAATTATCTCCTAGCCTTATGTGCTGTTCCGGACCGAACAAATCGAAGAATGCAGCTCCGCCCAAAATTATATAcaatatattatatattatatacAATTGGCTTCGAATAGTAAAATCCAGGATCTGCGGGTTTGGTGTAAGATGGTATGTTCCATTTCCTGATATCGATATTTGTGGTAGGTAGTTCAACAGTGATCTTAGGCAGTACCAACAGCGCAGCTGGTAGCCTAAATTGCTGAATTCTGGATAATAGCGTAAGACGAACCTCAGCTTTAGCAACAGTTTTTGATTGACCTATACCGGAAACAGCAACCTGCACCCTGCCGTGTTGCGTCTTGAATTGTTGACAAAGGCGACGTGAAATAAAATTACATTCAGACCCAGAGTCTAACAGTACTCTTGCAGTCGCCTGTAAACCAGTCTCATCTTCAACCGTTACCAATGCAGTAGCCAGTAAAACCCTTGACGGTGATATTTCTGAGCTGTCGATCGCCACATTCGCTATTTTTGGTTCAGACGATTCTACTAAATCCTGTTTAGTCGACAGAGTATCTTCCGCATCTACGCTATCCTTAACCTTCCAACCTCTATTCGCCTTGAAACACACCATTGTATGATGCCGTGCTCTACATTTCTTGCACGAGACCTTCGATTTGCAATCCTTGGCCTGATGCCCTTTGTAAAAACAATTTCTGCATAGTGAATGAGCACGTAGGACCCCTTCTCTCTCCGACACTCCCATGCGGTTAAACACAGCACATTTAAACAAAGGATGAGTTTCCGGACAAATTACACAATTGTGAACACCATGTTGCACAGCACTGTAACTAGCTTGTGGTAaatgaaatgatcgttttcgcATTGGCTGTGTGGTTTCACTTCGTAGCTCTGCACCCTTCACTGGCAGTGCTTCTAGCACACGTATACGGCGAGTTAAGAAATCGGTGAGATCCTTAAGCGACTCGGCATCCTTCGTTGAACTCTGTTCTTCCCAGCTCCTACGAGTACTGGAATCTAGCCGCGCACTCAAAATGTGCAGTAGTAGTAGATCTTTATATTCAGCAGGCTGCACCAATTGATCCAACGTTTTGATAATCCGTTCAAAGTTTTCCAACAATGTATGTAAATCACACGCGCATTCCCTCTTAAGAAATGGTAAATCGAAAATTCCCTGTATTTGTTTCCTTTTGATGACCTTCATGTTAGAATACCGTTGCACTAAAAGCTCCCAGGCTGTTTTATAGTTCGCCGAGCATATCGGGAGTGCTTCGATAACGGACAATGCTTCTCCTTGTAGTTGACTCCGTAAGTAGTGCAGCTTCTCAACTTCCGGCAAATCGGTTTGCCAATGAATCAAAGAAGTGTATAGATCTCTAAAACTGATCCATTCTTCAATGTTACCGCTGAATTTGGGCAAAGTGATCTGTGGGAGGCGTACGTGTGAGGTGGCACCCTGTGAAAACGAAGCATTAGTGCGACTAGTTTGATCCAAACTAGGTGGATCCGCGAGCAACTTGTGTTTATCTATAAGAAACGATTTACTGTCATAGTACCGATTTTCATAGAGGCTCCGTTCCTCCATAACAGCAGCAAAATCTGTCCCAAACTCATCATGAGACATCAACTCATTAACTGTATCATTTATTTGCTCCCACAAACTGTCAATGCGCTCCAATCGTACAAGCACGTCGCTTGCACCATGCTCCTCATTGAAACCTTCGACGAATTTGTGAATGGTGTCAAACGATGCTTGCAGTGCCTTAAGCCGATTTGTAATGGTTTTAATCGACGGAGATTTCCTTGAAGATGTGGTGGGTTTTGACATCTTAACAGCGCCTCGAACAGGAAAGGAAATATTCGTTGTAGTTTCAGTCTAGTTTCCTAGCTTCGGTAAGGACATATACAGTGTAGCACTTACTTTACAGAAAAGTGACTCCCACGATGTCCTTAGTTGTGAACAATGGCCGCCTTCACCACCTTCAAGGATGGCCGCTCGTATTGCAGTTGACCTTTGAGCTTTCCGGGTTGGAATCCAGATGAAGAGCCGATATCTGCTGGATCCAATGATGATATCCAAGTACCGAGACCGTAGCACTCCGATTCAGAGGCCAAGAGAAGCGAAGCAAGGTAGATGAAATCTATGACAGGTGCTAGCCGCCGTAGCACCGTAAACGATGTAAATTTCGCCGAGTAATAGTAAATCTCCACAGTGAGCCGACCAATGCACAATCCTGGGCAAATGCCTGCTGAGCTTAGTAATGGCTCCTATCCGAAATGTCCGCAACAGCCGCAATTGTGGTTATCCGTTTCCCGCTAAAGTGAGCGTCACTAGCCAGCCTAACTGCAATGGCGCCGATGTTACGCGTCCGGGTAGCGTATCAAGTTTCAAGCAAGAGCAGTATAGGCCTGTCCCCAGAGTGTTTCCGTAATACCGGTCCGTTTCTTTCTAAcagatccggttcgaaggaccttATGATCCCGTCCGGTTTGTTCCGACCGGATGGTGTATCTCTGGAGCGTAAAAAATAACTATCCGTGTAGAGAGAAAACAACTTTATTGGACTACGGACAAAGTACAACTAACTCAATATATTCTTTAACTTAATATTACAATAGGTTCAATACATACTACATATATAAATTGATTCGCTTCGTGCCAACCTTCGTGTGTGGCGAAATCCAATGAGTTCTCCTGTTGGTAGCACATTCGACTTTGGTAGCGAGGGAACGTCCATAAACAACATTTCTTATAAAAGCCAGATGGCAATCTAAATAAATTAGTCTTTAGTTATCGCTCTATTGATATGCATCATTATTACGCAACGCTATCCGATCTTTGTCCCACAATTGCCATAATCGGTGACACCGTGTTCGCGAATCGAAAGTGATTTTTAATAGAACCATGGCAACGGACGACAAATTAGCCGCACCTGGAACCTCTACCGAGGAACAGGATTCCGCCATCGTAGAAGCAGTGCATCTTCCTCGCCTGAGTCCACCGCTTATGACAGCATCGAACATCGAATCATATTTCATTTCTCTGGAGTTTTGGTTTGCCGCTTCCGGAATTACGACTCATCACGACGCCAGGAAGTACAACATCGTAATGACTCAAGTGCCTCCGAATAAGCTAACAGAGCTATGATCTATCATCGCGGGTACACCTGTTACAGAAAAGTACGCGTATATCACAGAAAAGCTCAGTGAACATTTTGCTGATAGTCAGTAACGACGTTTGCATCAGGTATTGTCTGCAATGCCGCTTGGTGACATGAAACCCAGCCAACTTTTCAACGAGATGCGGAGGGTAGCTGGAAATCCattgaacgaacaagccctttTTGGTCTGTGGGCATCGAGACTTCCAACCCACGCGCAGGCAGCAGTGATAGCATCGAAAGGTAACTCGGCAACGAAAGCTATCGTCGCGGATGCAATCGTAGAATCCCCTAACCTTCGTAACGTCAATGCCATTTGCACGGAACATTCAGAAATCGCAATGGCGTCATCTGCCAGACCGGCAACACCACCTCCTAGTAGCATCGAGTTACTTAAACGGGAAATTGCCGAACTAACGAGAACGGTTAATAAATTGCTTTGACCTCAAGGCAACCAATCAGATCGTTCACGATCGCGCAGCCAAAATAGAGTTGTTGAAAACCGTAACAGTGAATATGACATATGTTGGTATCATCGTACTTTGGGCGACAAAGCCCAGCAGTGTCgcaaaccgtgttatttcgtgCATCCTTCCAACTCTAAAAATCAGCAATGACGTCATCCGACTGAACCTACGTTGGAAATTGACAAACTCTCCAACGCAGCAAAAATTTTCCGCCTGAAAAAAACAGACACCAGTAGTAACATAAATTTCCAGATCGCTTTCATTAACCGTCGTTCTTTCCAGAATCATCATCTATCTGTAGCATCATCTATCGACGATCTTCCTTCGATCATCTTCATCGCAGCTTCTGCTGCCAACAATGCGACATGGACAGCAGAGGTGACACTTCGTACAATTAAATTCGCTTGCGACAATAAGCGCAaagcaaatgtaaaatattgAACAATGATCAATTTTTTTCCTATAACAATATTGTATTGATATGACAAAGCAAAGCTTATATTTACTTTTATAACATTTCTTATATAAGCCAGAAGCCAATCTAAATAAATTAGTGTCTAGTTATCGCTCTATTCGATCGCGTCATTATTACGCAACGCTATCCGATCTTTGTCCCACAATTgtcatataaataaataaataaatcataatTATAAGACGCTtgtgtctgtcgccaaaacgaggggcgcgatatgtattttcgtggtaataatcgcccacattaagcaaagactcaaaccaatcataccagattacattcaagacgagcaaaagtaatgtAGTTGCACCATAGCaccatagagttacatagcgttagcgttacatagcgtaccaccAATTTGCTCAGAATTAGCGcggggttacagctagtaaataaataaataaataaataagaagaAAGAGAAGAGTATCGGGGTCAGTcttgagtccctttgaatctcgaagaggtttacggcaaggtgatgggctttcatgtttgctgttcaacatcgctttcgagggtgtgataagaagagtggggatagacacgagtggcacgatattcacgaagtccgtccagcttcttggtttcgctgacgacgttgacatcattacacgtacctttgagaggatgaagccaaacggattggacttgtcattaatgtatcgaaaacaaaatacatgaaaggcagaggttctagagaagtgaatgctgacctccctccccggattcatttagacagtgatgaaatcgaggtggtagaagagtttgTGTATCtaggctcactggttaccgcagacaacgagaCCAGcaaagaaatacaaagacgcattatggcaggaaatcgtgcctactttggactccgtaggacgctgctaTCGAaaaaaattcgccaccgcacgaagttaacaatctacaagacgctgattagaccgatagtcctttacggccatgatacatggacaatgctcgtggaggaccaacgcgcccttagtgttttcgaacggaaggtgttgcgcatcatctacggcggagtgcagatggaagacggaacgtggcgAACctgaggcgaacgaaccatgaattgcatcagggAACCACCCATTGCTCATACCGCAAAAATAGGTCGCCTGCGGATCCTACGCAGACGTGGTtgacgaattgcggccatggaccgagtggaatggagacgacttcttcgtacagtagaggaaaccacggcctggagctgattaagtaagtaagtaagaaactGTTCCACTCGTATCAAAACCGTATGCAACAATGCCTACGTAGTTACCCCAAAGAGTTCTGGCATTATGTGAATTAGAAATGAATCAGGAAAGAAGCGTCCACTGCTTCGGACATATGTGAATTATTTCATACTCAGTTTAGTGCAGTTTTCTCTCATGAGTCACTTAGCAGTCAGCAAGTTTCGCGTGCCATCTCAACTGTTCCACGCAAGGCAGCTATTGGATCCTACCCTGCCATCTCAACCCTGATTATCCTGAACGCTTGCTCTTGTGTAGCCCTTTCCCGAGGGTACACCTTTCTTTTCTTTCCGAACTAAAAAGAAAACGTTTTTTTCCTCTCACCGACCTGACGGGTCAGCGTGTCAAAACCGAATCCAAAATCATTTATTAAAACTTAATCTACAAGGTTATTCCTTACTCCCTAACAGTGTTCTTctccctaaggaaactcctccttctcgaggtagttccgtcccgatcagacaaacataacaaaattataacaaatcatgatcatGTTATGGCGGtatttctaacatgatttgctataattttggtctcattagtatttaaaatatcaaaaattctatcagaacttcttagcagtagtagcaaaaatgtaacaaaatttgttatgttttgaacaaaattataccaAAATTTGTTAAGATATTTGTAACAgggtttgttataattttgttaaaatgtaacaaaaagttctttgcctttatctgctatatcgacattttatttcggctaaattgccaaaaatagtacaactttttatcaggaacattcacaaatagcacagaaaaaaactttcaacattttcaaaaattgctcgaccgggattgaactcacgacacatcgcacagaatgcaacagtcttaacctTTGTGTCGGAaatactcttgaatgaaggaaggttaaatgcttatatgatttggccgatagctcattcgggcttgtcagtttttgcttcgaggtgtctataaatagattataagcGTTCACTCCAAAGCCGAtatcaagaagacgaagaaatcgaatccgtttaaTCAGTGTTGCGCCTctttaagaatgttgcacgaattACCATCaagtatggtcggtgttaaatcagactggaccaagtcgcaaattcaaataaatgagttaatgacagctagcGTTCAACAGTTTTCTAAGCTGcgttttactttaatcagactacatacataaatgttgcaaacagccacagttatcagatgatttcgaacgattgataggtattaaccatacagagcaacaaacttggaacgcgtttttctcgaagagtTTTGTCgcttggttcggtttgacttaaaaACGTCCatatatgatcggtgttaagtTAGACTAAATCAACTgacaaactctgatttcgagaaaaacgcgttcaaagtttgctgctgctgtgtagtttaaagctatcaatctaTCGAAATCATTCcatatctttggctgtttgcaacattcatgtaatctgattagagtaaaatgtagcttaggaaattctcaatcgtttgctgtcattaacttattttttaaattttgcgacttggttcggtgtgatttaacactgaccatataagaaaataatgctatcaacattttttgcaatgaCTGCTATGTTTCGAGTCTGTGgacttttctgctcattttagcaggattcaaccacagaaaagtttaaaaacaaccatgaacttaattatttaagtgatgtgtacggttgaaagccccattataaagtaaataaataaataaatgatgtgtaGAAGAAACAATTGCTCAGTAATTATGCgacttatttttttgttttgttggtaaaggtttggagaaattttttactgcttttgaactttgtaaacatacatataccgagatttaaaagataagattttattttatcgtccatccatattttatatattgttttgctcagttatgttcagtttcaagcatctagcaataaaatataagtgTGTTGGGGACGATATTCCGGAACAAATTGACAACTCTGTTACTTGATTTACTTAACTTACTTAACCTACATAGCTTAAGGGCGAAATATGCAGCCCGCTCAAGTGCACTTGAGTGACAGTGATCGATGATGGTAGGAAATACGTATGTCATTTAAGAAATAAACGTTAACAAAAGTAGACAGAATTAGTGAAGTTGGCACGTGGAAatttataataaaattaaactATAATTTTATCGAAAGttaattgcaaattgcatttaCGATTGATAGAAAGGTGATTCACGCTTACGGCGATTGAATAATTCTCCTAAAGTGGAAACAATTTGTAGGCCGGATTGAAATTGTTAACGGTatttaataaattaattaaaactataTGATAATTAAATTCACAATTGGTGTAATATACAGATTGTAAAACTCGGAATTAAAAGCTGGGCAAAgaggaaaaattgtagattgaCAGTCTAAGGAAAAGAAGAACTAGCTTTCTCCATTTCGAGACGTTTAGCCCGAAGGGCCATTTGTTGCTCCCAGGCCTTTTCCTTCGCAAGTTGCTCTTCTTCAGGCTTTCGAAATCCCAAATCAAGAATTGAGCTCGTACTGGGCATCGACTCTCCGTCACTTCGTGAGCCCCCAGGCTTTTCCCGCTCTTTTTACCGACTTTAGGCACTTTCAATTGGACATCGGATTTCTTGCATTTGGTGCAATACCAGTCACTAGTGAAAGTATACTAGTGAAAGGAAAGCATCTGCACGAGGAAGTAGGAGAAACTAAATGTAAGGTAACCGCTAAAACACTTATAAAATACTAattaaaatgcaataaaattgtAGCTTCGATCTACGAATACGACGAAAGGGCGACTAAAGTAGATTTCAAAGCTTGGTTCTTTTTGCTCCGAACAAAATCGAAGATTTATATAGGAGCTAACCTCAAAAGATGGCAACCGATTCACAGAACGCTAGTAATGAAGGTCCGGCAATATGTCTAATCTGCAATGGTccagaagaagaagatttcCATATGGTGAGTTGCCATCAGTGCAATTTGTGGGCGCACTTTTCATGCGCTGGAGTCGGCGATGAGGTGCGTGATAATGACTGGTATTGCACCAAATGCAAGAAATCCGATGTCCAATTGAAAGTGCCTAAAGTCGGTAAAAAGAGCGGGAAAAGCCTGGGGGCTCACGAAGTGACGGAGAGTCGATGCCCAGTACGAGCTCAATTCTTGATTTGGGATTTCGAAAGCCTGAAGAAGAGCAACTTGCGAAGGAAAAGGCCTGGGAGCAACAAATGGCCCTTCGGGCTAAACGTCTCGAAATGGAGAAAGCTTGGAGCAAACGCCAGCTGCAGCTTGAGAGAGATATGCGGGAGCAAGAGTTGCTTCACGAACGCGAGCTgca is part of the Sabethes cyaneus chromosome 2, idSabCyanKW18_F2, whole genome shotgun sequence genome and harbors:
- the LOC128735898 gene encoding uncharacterized protein LOC128735898, with protein sequence MSKPTTSSRKSPSIKTITNRLKALQASFDTIHKFVEGFNEEHGASDVLVRLERIDSLWEQINDTVNELMSHDEFGTDFAAVMEERSLYENRYYDSKSFLIDKHKLLADPPSLDQTSRTNASFSQGATSHVRLPQITLPKFSGNIEEWISFRDLYTSLIHWQTDLPEVEKLHYLRSQLQGEALSVIEALPICSANYKTAWELLVQRYSNMKVIKRKQIQGIFDLPFLKRECACDLHTLLENFERIIKTLDQLVQPAEYKDLLLLHILSARLDSSTRRSWEEQSSTKDAESLKDLTDFLTRRIRVLEALPVKGAELRSETTQPMRKRSFHLPQASYSAVQHGVHNCVICPETHPLFKCAVFNRMGVSEREGVLRAHSLCRNCFYKGHQAKDCKSKVSCKKCRARHHTMVCFKANRGWKVKDSVDAEDTLSTKQDLVESSEPKIANVAIDSSEISPSRVLLATALVTVEDETGLQATARVLLDSGSECNFISRRLCQQFKTQHGRVQVAVSGIGQSKTVAKAEHIRLGDNLPKLIDTVFGWVVAGEYNTGTHQSPAACNTAAVDFLEDFLPRFWSCEEIGLVGKMSPTELLCEEQFTRTVQRAANGRYTVTLPKDDTVMMKLGESKEIAFRRLQGLERRLERDPLLRERYCQFLTEYLNSGHMRKVEEATDTCGKRYFLPHHPVVKESSTTTKVRVVFDASCRSTSVVSLNDGLIAGPVIQDDLRSIVFRCRTRQVMVVADIEKMFRQVLVSPADSLLQNILWRFDTKERPATYELNTITYGMKPSPYLATRTLRQLAMDEAQSYPFAARVTQEDIYMDDLISGADDLPSTCELTRQLVTMMHSGGFHLRKWASNQPKALEGIPKEDLAIQDDGVELDPDPTQYSSSWRIYLLQGLFLHGHSLKLVSTTSAPSIIDRHQEGQL